In a genomic window of Taylorella equigenitalis ATCC 35865:
- a CDS encoding response regulator: MNKPLTKVMIVDDDPDLRQLLAQYLNRHGYDTLLVSDGNDLADRIIRFSPDLIVLDRMLPSGDGVDFCRNLRDQHEDIPIILLTARDETADRVLGLESGADDYIGKPFDPRELLARIETVLRRKKGASTLIKETPIHFGPFTFDPIKRQLLKDNEVVKLTGGEINLLEAFVQNPSKPLSREKLLALSRNDDEGERNDRAIDIAILRLRRALEDDPKDPRWIQTVWGVGYRFSPKA, encoded by the coding sequence ATGAATAAACCACTAACTAAAGTAATGATAGTGGATGATGATCCAGATTTAAGACAGCTTTTAGCTCAGTATTTAAACCGACATGGATACGATACCCTTTTAGTTTCAGACGGAAATGATTTAGCAGACCGTATAATTAGGTTCTCACCTGATTTAATTGTTCTAGATCGCATGTTACCTAGCGGTGATGGTGTTGATTTCTGTAGAAATTTAAGGGACCAGCACGAGGACATACCAATTATTTTGTTAACTGCTAGGGATGAAACCGCCGATCGAGTATTAGGCTTAGAATCTGGGGCTGATGACTATATTGGTAAACCTTTTGATCCTCGTGAGTTGTTGGCTCGTATAGAAACTGTTCTACGTCGCAAAAAGGGTGCTTCAACTCTCATTAAAGAGACACCTATTCACTTTGGACCATTTACTTTTGATCCTATTAAAAGACAGCTTCTAAAAGATAATGAAGTTGTTAAACTTACTGGCGGAGAAATTAATCTTCTTGAAGCTTTTGTTCAAAATCCAAGCAAGCCACTTTCTAGAGAAAAATTACTTGCTTTATCGAGAAATGATGACGAAGGCGAAAGAAATGATAGGGCCATTGACATTGCCATCCTAAGGCTACGTCGTGCACTAGAAGATGACCCTAAAGATCCTAGATGGATACAAACTGTTTGGGGTGTGGGTTATAGATTTTCTCCTAAAGCCTAA